In Vespa crabro chromosome 5, iyVesCrab1.2, whole genome shotgun sequence, a single window of DNA contains:
- the LOC124424082 gene encoding troponin C-like isoform X1 encodes MDEEQVQMLRRAFSMFDSTKSGRIEKEKVRTILNTLGHTFDDHELEVLLKQEDEDGSGKLDFDSFYRVATHFQEEDDEALQKELKEAFRLYDKEGNGYIPTSSLREILAALDDQITPDQMDGMIAEIDTDGSGTVDFDEFMEMMTGD; translated from the exons atg GACGAGGAACAAGTACAAA TGCTCAGGAGAGCTTTCTCAATGTTTGACTCCACTAAATCCGGAAGgatcgaaaaggaaaaggtcAGAACGATTCTCAATACATTAGGACACACATTTGACGACCATGAACTCGAAGTATTACTGAAACAGGAAGACGAAGACG gaaGCGGTAAACTGGATTTTGATTCGTTTTACCGAGTGGCAACGCATTTTCAAGAAGAGGACGACGAGGCGCTTCAAAAGGAACTCAAAGAAGCTTTCCGTTTATACGACAAAGAAGGAAATGGTTATATACCGACCAGCTCACTTCGTGAAATCTTGGCAGCTTTGGACGATCAAATAACGCCTGATCAAATGGACGGCATGATCGCTGAAATTGACACCGACGGTTCCGGTACCGTTGATTTTGACG AATTCATGGAAATGATGACCGGTGACTGA
- the LOC124424082 gene encoding troponin C-like isoform X2 produces the protein MFDSTKSGRIEKEKVRTILNTLGHTFDDHELEVLLKQEDEDGSGKLDFDSFYRVATHFQEEDDEALQKELKEAFRLYDKEGNGYIPTSSLREILAALDDQITPDQMDGMIAEIDTDGSGTVDFDEFMEMMTGD, from the exons ATGTTTGACTCCACTAAATCCGGAAGgatcgaaaaggaaaaggtcAGAACGATTCTCAATACATTAGGACACACATTTGACGACCATGAACTCGAAGTATTACTGAAACAGGAAGACGAAGACG gaaGCGGTAAACTGGATTTTGATTCGTTTTACCGAGTGGCAACGCATTTTCAAGAAGAGGACGACGAGGCGCTTCAAAAGGAACTCAAAGAAGCTTTCCGTTTATACGACAAAGAAGGAAATGGTTATATACCGACCAGCTCACTTCGTGAAATCTTGGCAGCTTTGGACGATCAAATAACGCCTGATCAAATGGACGGCATGATCGCTGAAATTGACACCGACGGTTCCGGTACCGTTGATTTTGACG AATTCATGGAAATGATGACCGGTGACTGA